One Bacillus amyloliquefaciens DSM 7 = ATCC 23350 DNA window includes the following coding sequences:
- the asnB gene encoding asparagine synthase (glutamine-hydrolyzing) gives MCGFVGVFNKHPLTQTADQEELIKQMNQMIVHRGPDSDGYYHDEHVGFGFRRLSIIDVENGGQPLSYEDEKYWIIFNGEIYNYIELREELEAKGYKFNTDSDTEVLLATYRHYKEEAASKLRGMFAFLIWNKADRVMYGARDPFGIKPLYYTTIGDKVYFASERKSLMAAQNGIDLDTASLQQYMSFQFVPEPSTLDAEVKKVEPGSQFTIRPEGDIAFKTYFKANFKPVQSDEDKLVKEVRDAIFDSVKVHMRSDVPVGSFLSGGIDSSFIVSVAKEFHPNLKTFSVGFEQQGFSEVDVAKETAAALGIENISKVISPEEYMNELPKIVWHFDDPLADPAAIPLYFVAKEAKKHVTVALSGEGADELFGGYNIYREPLSLKPFERIPSGLKKMLLHVASVMPEGMRGKSLLVRGCTPLEERYIGNAKIFEEPVKKQLLKHYNSELSYRDVTKPYFTESRSYSDINKMQYVDIHTWMRGDILLKADKMTMANSLELRVPFLDKVVFDVASKIPDELKTKNGTTKYLLRKAAEGVVPDHVLNRKKLGFPVPIRHWLKNEMNEWVRNIIHESETDAYIEKDYVLQLLEDHCADRADNSRKIWTVLIFMIWHSINVEKRLVPEELNHQPKEVIFV, from the coding sequence ATGTGTGGATTTGTCGGTGTTTTTAATAAGCATCCATTAACTCAAACCGCAGATCAAGAAGAGCTAATCAAACAAATGAATCAAATGATCGTTCACCGCGGTCCTGACAGCGATGGGTATTATCATGACGAGCACGTCGGTTTCGGCTTCAGACGGCTCAGTATTATTGACGTAGAAAACGGCGGACAGCCTTTATCATATGAAGACGAAAAATATTGGATCATTTTTAACGGCGAAATCTATAACTACATTGAATTGAGAGAAGAGCTTGAAGCGAAAGGCTACAAGTTCAATACAGATTCCGATACCGAGGTGCTCCTTGCGACATACCGCCATTATAAAGAAGAAGCTGCTTCAAAGCTTCGCGGAATGTTTGCGTTTTTAATCTGGAACAAAGCTGACCGTGTCATGTACGGCGCGAGAGACCCGTTCGGAATTAAACCGCTGTATTACACAACCATCGGGGACAAAGTGTATTTTGCTTCTGAAAGAAAAAGTTTAATGGCCGCTCAAAACGGTATTGATCTTGATACAGCTTCTTTACAGCAATATATGTCTTTCCAATTCGTTCCTGAACCGAGCACGCTTGACGCTGAAGTGAAAAAAGTCGAGCCGGGCAGCCAGTTTACGATCCGCCCGGAAGGCGATATCGCGTTTAAAACGTACTTCAAAGCGAACTTTAAGCCCGTTCAGTCTGATGAAGATAAATTGGTGAAAGAAGTCAGAGACGCAATCTTTGACTCTGTCAAAGTCCACATGAGAAGTGACGTTCCCGTCGGCTCGTTCCTATCAGGCGGTATTGACTCTTCTTTTATCGTCTCAGTTGCGAAAGAATTTCACCCGAACCTGAAAACATTTTCTGTCGGCTTCGAGCAGCAGGGCTTCAGTGAAGTTGATGTAGCGAAGGAAACAGCTGCCGCGCTCGGGATTGAAAATATCAGCAAAGTCATTTCTCCAGAGGAGTATATGAACGAGCTTCCGAAAATCGTCTGGCACTTTGATGACCCGCTTGCAGATCCGGCGGCGATTCCTTTGTACTTTGTCGCGAAAGAAGCGAAAAAACATGTAACGGTTGCGTTATCCGGGGAAGGCGCGGACGAGCTGTTCGGCGGGTACAATATTTACCGTGAACCGCTGTCGCTTAAACCGTTTGAACGCATTCCGTCCGGACTGAAAAAAATGCTTCTTCACGTGGCGTCGGTCATGCCAGAAGGAATGAGAGGGAAAAGCCTCTTAGTCCGCGGCTGCACACCGCTTGAGGAGCGCTATATCGGAAATGCGAAGATTTTTGAAGAGCCTGTGAAAAAACAGCTGCTTAAACATTACAATTCAGAGCTTTCATACCGTGATGTCACGAAGCCGTACTTTACGGAAAGCCGTTCATACAGTGACATTAATAAAATGCAGTATGTCGACATTCATACGTGGATGCGCGGCGACATTCTGTTAAAGGCTGACAAAATGACGATGGCCAACTCATTGGAACTGCGCGTGCCGTTCCTTGATAAAGTCGTGTTTGACGTGGCCTCTAAAATTCCGGATGAATTGAAAACGAAAAACGGCACGACGAAATACCTCCTGCGTAAAGCCGCTGAAGGGGTAGTGCCTGATCATGTGCTTAACCGTAAAAAACTCGGTTTCCCTGTGCCGATCCGCCACTGGCTGAAAAATGAAATGAACGAATGGGTGCGCAACATCATCCATGAAAGCGAAACAGACGCTTATATTGAAAAGGATTATGTCCTTCAGCTTCTTGAAGATCATTGTGCCGACAGAGCGGATAACAGCCGCAAAATCTGGACCGTGCTGATCTTCATGATCTGGCACAGCATCAATGTCGAAAAAAGACTGGTGCCGGAAGAGCTGAATCATCAGCCGAAAGAAGTCATCTTCGTTTAA
- a CDS encoding TIGR01212 family radical SAM protein (This family includes YhcC from E. coli K-12, an uncharacterized radical SAM protein.): protein MNENNPFPYSNTEKRYHTLNYHLREHFGHKVFKVALDGGFDCPNRDGTVAHGGCTFCSAAGSGDFAGNRADDLITQFHDIKNRMHEKWKDGKYIAYFQAFTNTHAPVEELREKFESVLKLDGVVGMSIATRPDCLPDDVVEYLAELNERTYLWVELGLQTVHERTALLINRAHDFDCYVEGVNKLRKHGIRVCSHIINGLPLENRDMMMETAKAVADLDVQGIKIHLLHLLKGTPMVKQYEKGKLEFLSQEEYVQLVCDQLEIIPPEMIVHRITGDGPIELMVGPMWSVNKWEVLGAIQKELETRGSYQGKLFRKIGEETAL, encoded by the coding sequence TTGAACGAGAATAACCCTTTTCCTTATTCAAATACGGAAAAACGGTACCATACATTAAATTATCATCTGCGGGAGCATTTCGGGCATAAAGTGTTTAAAGTCGCGCTTGACGGCGGTTTTGACTGCCCGAATCGGGACGGCACGGTTGCACACGGCGGATGCACATTCTGCAGTGCGGCCGGATCTGGCGATTTTGCCGGCAACCGGGCCGATGACTTAATCACGCAATTTCACGATATCAAAAACCGCATGCACGAAAAGTGGAAAGACGGCAAATATATCGCATATTTCCAAGCGTTCACGAATACACATGCGCCGGTGGAGGAGCTGCGTGAGAAATTTGAATCCGTACTCAAGCTTGACGGTGTTGTCGGCATGTCTATCGCGACCCGTCCGGACTGCCTGCCGGATGATGTCGTGGAGTATTTGGCCGAACTGAATGAACGGACATATTTGTGGGTTGAGCTCGGGCTGCAGACCGTACATGAGCGGACCGCCCTTCTGATCAACCGCGCCCATGATTTTGACTGCTATGTTGAGGGCGTCAATAAACTGAGAAAACACGGCATCCGTGTTTGTTCCCATATCATTAACGGGCTTCCGCTCGAAAACAGGGACATGATGATGGAGACGGCCAAAGCCGTCGCTGATTTGGATGTTCAAGGCATTAAGATTCACCTGCTTCACTTATTAAAAGGCACACCGATGGTGAAGCAATATGAAAAAGGAAAGCTTGAATTCCTTTCGCAGGAAGAATATGTCCAGCTTGTATGTGATCAGCTCGAAATCATTCCCCCGGAAATGATCGTTCACCGCATTACGGGGGACGGGCCGATCGAATTAATGGTCGGGCCGATGTGGAGCGTCAATAAGTGGGAAGTACTGGGCGCCATTCAAAAAGAGCTGGAAACACGGGGAAGCTATCAAGGAAAGCTCTTCAGAAAAATCGGGGAGGAGACTGCCCTATGA
- the alaP gene encoding alanine permease AlaP encodes MQNKGKTLHRGLEERHISLMSLGAAIGVGLFLGSASAIKLAGPGILAAYACSGLIMFFIMRALGEMAIQKPVAGSFSRYARDYLGPLAGFLTGWNYWFLWVVTCMAEITAVGIYMGYWFPDVPSWIWALCALVIMTAVNFLAVKAYGELEFWFALIKVLAILSMIAIGLVMIVFGLGNGGVALGISNLWSHGGFFPNGIKGVLLSLQMVMFAYLGIELIGVTAGEVKNPEKSLARAIDTVFWRILIFYVGALFVIMSIYPWQEIGSGGSPFVLTFEKIGIPAAAGIINFVVLTAALSSCNSGIFSTGRMLFNLAEQNEAPKTYGTVTKGGVPGKAVLVSAGALCIGVLLNYVVPAKVFTWVTSIATFGAIWTWAIILLSQMKYRKSLQPEERKKLKYKMPLYPFSSYISLAFLAFVVVLMAFNAETRVAVIIGPAWFCILLAAYYGKGFHKRKHINLENGQTFAEKA; translated from the coding sequence ATGCAAAACAAAGGAAAAACGCTTCACCGCGGCTTGGAAGAGCGGCATATCTCGCTTATGTCTTTGGGAGCCGCGATAGGAGTCGGGCTGTTTCTCGGGTCAGCTTCGGCCATAAAGCTTGCCGGACCGGGGATTTTAGCAGCTTACGCCTGCAGCGGGCTGATTATGTTTTTTATTATGCGGGCATTAGGGGAAATGGCGATTCAAAAGCCTGTGGCCGGCTCATTCAGCCGGTATGCCAGAGATTATCTCGGCCCGCTGGCGGGATTTTTAACGGGCTGGAATTATTGGTTTTTATGGGTCGTTACCTGCATGGCGGAAATCACCGCGGTCGGCATTTATATGGGCTACTGGTTCCCTGACGTGCCGTCATGGATCTGGGCGCTTTGTGCACTCGTCATTATGACGGCTGTCAACTTTCTGGCGGTCAAAGCATACGGTGAGCTTGAATTCTGGTTTGCGCTCATTAAAGTCCTGGCGATTCTGTCAATGATTGCGATCGGCCTTGTGATGATCGTATTCGGTCTCGGAAACGGAGGCGTTGCGCTCGGGATCAGCAATTTATGGAGCCACGGCGGCTTTTTCCCGAATGGGATTAAAGGGGTGCTGCTGTCGCTGCAGATGGTCATGTTTGCATATCTCGGGATTGAGCTGATTGGTGTCACAGCCGGTGAGGTCAAAAACCCGGAAAAATCACTGGCACGCGCCATTGATACTGTTTTTTGGCGCATTCTCATTTTTTACGTCGGAGCTTTGTTTGTCATTATGTCAATTTATCCGTGGCAGGAGATCGGTTCAGGCGGAAGCCCGTTTGTTTTGACATTTGAAAAAATCGGAATCCCCGCAGCGGCCGGAATCATTAATTTTGTCGTTTTGACGGCGGCTCTTTCGTCCTGCAACAGCGGGATCTTCAGCACAGGACGCATGCTGTTTAATCTGGCCGAGCAAAATGAAGCCCCTAAAACCTACGGCACGGTCACAAAAGGCGGGGTGCCGGGAAAAGCGGTATTGGTTTCAGCGGGTGCGTTATGCATCGGCGTTCTGTTGAACTACGTGGTGCCGGCGAAAGTGTTTACATGGGTGACAAGCATTGCGACGTTCGGAGCGATTTGGACGTGGGCGATTATTTTGCTTTCTCAAATGAAATATCGTAAAAGCTTACAGCCGGAAGAACGAAAAAAACTGAAATATAAAATGCCTTTATATCCCTTTTCCTCTTATATCTCACTGGCATTTCTCGCTTTTGTCGTTGTACTGATGGCTTTTAATGCAGAGACCCGAGTGGCCGTCATCATCGGCCCTGCCTGGTTCTGCATATTATTAGCAGCCTATTACGGGAAAGGCTTCCATAAAAGAAAACACATAAATCTGGAAAACGGACAGACATTTGCCGAAAAAGCGTAA
- a CDS encoding tetraprenyl-beta-curcumene synthase family protein, giving the protein MTVPEHPFNLMAKVYREIFPLVHQELNIWREKSDSIKNTELREQAAASIRDKSFHCEGGGILALLSGEQKQKCVQFIIAYQTISDYLDNLCDRSTSLDPEDFRMLHLSMRDALTVGAEVQPYYQYREEQDDGGYLHELVRTCQRVLGSIEHYGIIKPYLLELCDYYCDLQVHKHVVEHERVPRLKSWFEQYRSQLPEMEWFEFSACAGSTLGIFCLVAYSFQPDFNEHTAEKIRSSYFPYIQGLHILLDYLIDQEEDLLEGDLNFCTYYQSHEEMMQRLKHFIEKADEHLHGIPHENFHRLINRGLLGVYLSDDKVASQKEMGRLARKLIRASGKTSFFFYINGRAYRKFQKMAWTKSS; this is encoded by the coding sequence TTGACAGTACCGGAACATCCTTTTAACCTTATGGCAAAAGTGTATCGTGAAATTTTTCCGCTCGTACATCAGGAATTGAATATATGGCGGGAAAAATCAGATTCCATTAAAAATACCGAGCTGCGGGAGCAGGCGGCCGCAAGTATCCGTGATAAATCGTTTCATTGTGAGGGCGGCGGCATTTTAGCCCTGCTGTCGGGAGAGCAAAAACAGAAATGCGTGCAATTTATCATTGCGTACCAGACGATCAGTGATTATCTGGACAATCTGTGTGACCGCAGCACATCGCTTGATCCGGAAGATTTCCGCATGCTTCACCTTTCGATGCGTGACGCGCTGACAGTCGGTGCCGAGGTGCAGCCGTACTATCAGTACAGAGAGGAGCAGGATGACGGCGGTTATCTTCATGAGCTGGTCAGAACATGCCAGCGGGTGCTCGGGTCAATAGAACATTACGGCATCATTAAACCTTATTTGCTCGAGCTGTGCGATTATTATTGCGATCTTCAGGTGCATAAGCATGTCGTTGAGCATGAACGCGTTCCGAGGCTTAAAAGCTGGTTTGAGCAGTACCGGTCACAGCTTCCGGAAATGGAGTGGTTTGAATTCTCTGCTTGCGCAGGATCGACGTTAGGCATTTTCTGTCTCGTCGCTTACTCTTTCCAGCCTGATTTCAACGAACATACCGCTGAGAAAATCCGCAGCAGTTATTTTCCGTACATACAAGGGCTGCACATTCTGCTCGATTATTTAATAGACCAGGAAGAGGATCTGCTTGAAGGCGATCTGAATTTCTGTACGTATTATCAATCTCATGAAGAAATGATGCAGAGACTGAAGCATTTTATTGAAAAAGCGGATGAACATTTGCACGGCATTCCGCATGAAAATTTTCACCGGCTGATTAACCGGGGGCTGCTCGGCGTCTATTTATCCGATGACAAAGTCGCCAGCCAAAAAGAAATGGGCCGCCTCGCGCGAAAGCTGATCAGGGCAAGCGGAAAAACGTCATTTTTCTTTTATATCAACGGAAGAGCCTACCGCAAATTTCAGAAGATGGCTTGGACGAAAAGCTCGTAA
- a CDS encoding YtzC family protein translates to MATRQSVDEHLQRSEQAYEFANEQFKTASKQEHYNDNEYSEAQMMLENAVNELNKLSLSANDQQREQLYRMRLQLQTLQNNMILQRNFDY, encoded by the coding sequence TTGGCAACAAGACAATCAGTAGATGAACATCTCCAAAGAAGCGAACAGGCGTATGAATTTGCGAATGAGCAATTTAAAACCGCTTCCAAACAAGAGCATTATAATGATAATGAGTACAGTGAAGCGCAAATGATGCTTGAAAACGCGGTGAATGAATTAAACAAGCTGTCATTATCTGCGAATGATCAGCAAAGAGAGCAGCTTTACCGAATGAGATTGCAGCTCCAGACCCTGCAAAACAATATGATTTTGCAGCGTAATTTCGATTACTGA
- a CDS encoding ABC transporter ATP-binding protein, with product MIELRNLSKTIDGKEVLKDISLTIGKGEIFGLLGRNGSGKTTLLRLIQQILLPDQGTVLFNQVEIKRHPKVKQNIIYMPVENPFYDKYTYKQLVAIVSRIYPNFDVTYANELMNRYSIPETKKYRELSTGLKKQLALVLAFASRPALILLDEPTDGIDAVTRHDVLQLMVDEVAERETSILITSHRLEDIERMCNRIGFLEGNQLTNVMDLDDMKEDYMKIQMAFDEDVNLMIREQNIPILDHAGVFYTVLIPKNDEKKKKFLQELRPKVWNELPVNLEEVFIAKFGGNRRW from the coding sequence ATGATTGAATTGCGCAATCTCTCAAAAACGATTGACGGTAAAGAAGTGCTCAAGGATATTTCGCTCACCATCGGAAAAGGAGAAATTTTTGGGCTGCTCGGCCGAAACGGATCAGGGAAAACAACATTGCTCCGGCTCATTCAGCAGATTCTGCTGCCGGATCAAGGGACGGTTTTATTTAATCAGGTGGAAATAAAGCGGCATCCGAAAGTAAAACAGAATATCATTTATATGCCTGTTGAAAATCCTTTTTATGACAAATATACATATAAACAGCTTGTTGCTATTGTAAGCAGAATCTATCCGAATTTTGATGTGACTTACGCCAATGAGCTCATGAACAGGTACAGCATTCCGGAAACGAAGAAATACCGGGAATTATCCACAGGGCTGAAAAAACAGCTGGCCCTCGTCCTTGCCTTTGCTTCACGTCCGGCATTGATTCTTTTGGATGAACCGACGGATGGGATTGACGCTGTAACGCGTCATGACGTGCTTCAGCTTATGGTGGATGAAGTGGCTGAACGGGAAACGAGCATTCTGATTACTTCACATCGTTTAGAAGATATTGAGCGCATGTGCAACCGGATCGGATTTTTGGAAGGAAATCAGCTGACGAATGTGATGGATTTGGATGATATGAAAGAGGATTACATGAAAATCCAAATGGCGTTTGATGAGGATGTCAACTTGATGATCAGAGAACAAAACATACCGATCCTCGACCATGCCGGTGTGTTTTATACAGTGCTGATTCCGAAGAACGATGAGAAGAAAAAGAAATTTCTGCAAGAGCTGCGCCCGAAAGTGTGGAACGAGCTTCCTGTAAACTTAGAAGAAGTCTTCATCGCGAAGTTTGGGGGGAACCGGAGATGGTAG
- a CDS encoding alpha/beta hydrolase, translated as MWTWKADRPVGTIVIIHGASEYHGRYKWLVEMWRSSGYNVVMGDLPGQGTSTRARGHIRSFQEYIDEVDIWIDQARTLESPVFLLGHSMGGLIAIEWFKQQRNPRITALILSSPCLGLQIKVNKVLDFASKGLNVLAPSLRVDSGLSPDMATRNADMIEADQNDSLYVTKVSVRWYRELLKTIDAAMVPTDAFLKVPLLLMQGGDDKIVDKMKVRKWFSGVASHNKSYREWEGLYHEIFNEPEREAVFKAAKAFTDQYI; from the coding sequence ATGTGGACTTGGAAAGCAGACAGGCCCGTCGGTACCATTGTCATAATCCACGGGGCAAGCGAATACCACGGGCGTTATAAATGGCTCGTTGAAATGTGGAGATCTTCCGGATATAACGTGGTGATGGGTGATTTGCCCGGTCAGGGAACATCCACCCGCGCCAGAGGGCATATTCGCTCTTTCCAAGAATACATTGATGAAGTAGATATATGGATTGATCAAGCGAGAACGCTTGAATCGCCCGTTTTCCTTTTGGGCCACAGCATGGGCGGACTGATTGCGATAGAATGGTTTAAGCAGCAGAGAAATCCCCGCATTACGGCACTCATTTTATCATCACCTTGTCTTGGGCTGCAAATAAAAGTCAATAAAGTGCTTGATTTTGCGTCTAAAGGACTGAATGTTCTCGCCCCGTCCCTCAGAGTGGACTCCGGTTTATCGCCTGATATGGCGACAAGGAATGCGGATATGATTGAAGCGGATCAAAACGATTCTTTATATGTCACGAAAGTATCTGTAAGATGGTACAGAGAGCTTTTAAAAACCATTGATGCCGCTATGGTGCCGACTGATGCGTTTTTAAAAGTGCCGCTTTTGCTTATGCAGGGCGGTGATGACAAAATCGTTGATAAAATGAAGGTCCGTAAATGGTTTTCCGGTGTGGCTTCCCATAATAAATCATACCGGGAATGGGAAGGGCTTTATCATGAAATTTTTAATGAACCGGAAAGAGAAGCTGTGTTTAAGGCGGCGAAAGCCTTTACAGATCAGTATATTTGA
- a CDS encoding GntR family transcriptional regulator translates to MIQIDPRSSTPIYEQIIQQLKELCLKGIMKPGDKLPSVRELATIIIANPNTVSKAYKELERDGVIETLRGRGTYISENAKKTLVEGKMTMIKEQLKQLIIDAHYAGVELEKLQEWIKEISADVKGGRDHD, encoded by the coding sequence ATGATTCAAATCGATCCGAGAAGCTCAACCCCGATTTATGAGCAGATCATACAGCAATTGAAAGAGCTTTGTTTAAAAGGGATCATGAAGCCGGGGGATAAACTTCCTTCTGTCAGGGAATTGGCAACGATCATTATCGCCAATCCGAATACAGTCAGCAAAGCGTACAAGGAGCTTGAACGCGATGGTGTCATTGAAACGCTGAGGGGAAGAGGAACGTATATATCGGAGAATGCAAAAAAGACATTGGTTGAAGGGAAGATGACGATGATAAAAGAGCAATTGAAACAGCTCATCATCGATGCCCATTACGCGGGAGTTGAGCTGGAGAAGCTGCAGGAATGGATAAAGGAAATCAGCGCTGATGTGAAAGGAGGCAGGGATCATGATTGA
- a CDS encoding tRNA (mnm(5)s(2)U34)-methyltransferase, producing the protein MTLMHILPFSKELLKSAAQEGDITVDATMGNGHDTYFLAGLVGETGHVHAFDIQADALAKTKERLGDALSPRVTLHHKSHDQIKASLPEDAHGRVACAVFNLGYLPGGDKSITTNGHSTISAIEQLLELLKENGLIVLVVYHGHPEGKTEKNALLEYCENLDQEKARVLSYGFLNQRNDPPFIIAIEKKSPGK; encoded by the coding sequence ATGACCTTGATGCACATCCTCCCTTTCAGTAAAGAATTGCTGAAGTCCGCCGCACAAGAAGGAGATATCACGGTTGACGCGACAATGGGCAACGGGCATGATACATATTTTCTGGCCGGCCTTGTCGGTGAGACAGGACATGTCCATGCCTTTGATATTCAGGCTGATGCACTCGCCAAAACGAAGGAGCGTCTCGGTGACGCCCTCAGCCCGCGCGTCACGCTGCACCATAAGAGCCATGATCAAATAAAGGCATCCCTGCCTGAGGATGCGCACGGCCGTGTGGCTTGTGCCGTGTTTAATCTCGGCTATCTGCCCGGCGGCGATAAAAGCATTACGACAAACGGGCACTCTACCATTTCTGCAATCGAACAGCTCCTTGAACTGCTGAAAGAGAACGGGCTGATCGTTCTCGTGGTCTACCACGGGCATCCTGAGGGAAAGACGGAAAAGAATGCGCTTCTGGAATATTGCGAAAACCTTGATCAGGAAAAGGCGCGCGTGCTGAGCTACGGCTTTCTCAACCAGCGAAACGACCCGCCGTTTATTATAGCAATTGAAAAGAAATCTCCTGGTAAATAA
- a CDS encoding gamma carbonic anhydrase family protein has translation MIYPYKEFTPDIHPEAFIADNAVITGDVVIGEQSSIWFSAVIRGDVAPTRIGKRVSIQDLSCLHQSPGRPLLIEDDVTIGHQVTLHSAIIRKNALIGMGSVILDGAEIGEGAFIGAGSLVPPGKSIPPGFLAFGRPAKVIRRLTEEDVRDMERIRTEYVEKGRYYKALQEK, from the coding sequence ATAATCTACCCTTATAAAGAATTTACGCCGGACATACATCCTGAAGCGTTTATTGCGGATAACGCCGTCATTACGGGCGACGTCGTGATCGGAGAACAATCAAGCATTTGGTTCTCAGCCGTCATCCGCGGGGATGTTGCGCCGACAAGAATCGGAAAAAGAGTCAGCATACAAGACTTGAGCTGTCTGCATCAAAGTCCGGGCCGCCCGCTTCTTATTGAAGATGACGTCACGATCGGCCATCAGGTTACACTGCACAGCGCAATCATCAGAAAGAATGCTTTAATCGGTATGGGCTCCGTCATTCTGGACGGGGCAGAAATCGGAGAAGGCGCGTTTATCGGCGCCGGAAGTCTCGTTCCTCCCGGCAAATCCATTCCGCCCGGCTTTCTTGCGTTCGGCCGCCCTGCAAAGGTCATCCGCCGGCTGACAGAAGAAGATGTACGGGACATGGAAAGAATCAGAACGGAATATGTTGAAAAAGGCCGATACTATAAAGCACTGCAAGAGAAATAA
- a CDS encoding ABC transporter permease subunit, with the protein MVGLFLAAVNPFEVLNTYLVYQGCLDTPGAYCKFYVNSLESRMLNLNWAPAVILAVCLFGLERTKGTIDTLFSLPYSRAQVFHTKYWLGAAVIAGFQVIGYGLAELLILLLKPERVYFFHHYSVGEIIVSVLAFTLVASAGCLTGNTFAQLLTAFAVSIAPYLIITLPLTNAEVIFGIDMHELMPPVNAYLNNSFQYLNPITYIDTNWVSASKYILIIPAVMSIIFYAIGYFCYVRQPVERNGRFFLWRQLDRPIQIVVIIIAVLGFGLAGYSTGQTMTGYAAGMLVGGAVGFLVSYFAIYKKTKHV; encoded by the coding sequence ATGGTCGGCCTTTTTTTAGCGGCGGTCAATCCTTTTGAAGTGTTAAATACCTATCTGGTCTACCAAGGCTGTCTGGATACCCCGGGAGCATATTGTAAGTTTTATGTGAATTCTTTGGAGAGCAGAATGCTGAACTTGAACTGGGCGCCCGCTGTGATTTTGGCGGTTTGCTTATTCGGACTGGAGCGCACAAAGGGAACGATTGATACGCTTTTCAGTCTGCCTTATTCCCGCGCTCAGGTGTTTCACACTAAATATTGGCTCGGAGCGGCGGTCATTGCCGGCTTTCAGGTCATCGGCTACGGGCTGGCTGAGCTGTTGATTCTTCTGTTAAAGCCTGAACGCGTATATTTCTTCCACCATTACAGCGTTGGAGAGATCATTGTGAGTGTTTTGGCTTTTACATTGGTCGCGAGCGCAGGCTGCTTAACGGGCAATACGTTCGCCCAGCTGTTAACGGCGTTTGCTGTATCGATAGCGCCTTACCTGATTATTACGTTGCCGTTGACAAATGCGGAAGTCATCTTCGGGATCGACATGCATGAGCTGATGCCGCCAGTCAATGCTTACCTAAACAATTCTTTTCAATATCTGAATCCGATTACGTACATTGATACGAATTGGGTATCTGCCAGCAAGTATATATTAATCATCCCGGCAGTGATGAGCATTATATTTTATGCCATCGGGTACTTTTGCTATGTCAGACAGCCCGTGGAACGGAACGGCCGTTTTTTCCTCTGGAGACAGCTTGACCGGCCCATTCAGATTGTGGTAATCATTATCGCCGTTCTCGGTTTTGGCCTGGCGGGGTACTCGACGGGACAGACGATGACAGGGTATGCGGCCGGGATGCTGGTCGGAGGAGCGGTCGGATTTTTGGTCAGTTATTTTGCGATTTATAAAAAAACGAAGCATGTGTAA